From Litorilinea aerophila, the proteins below share one genomic window:
- a CDS encoding carbohydrate ABC transporter permease — MSQRGVAWRESRRRRTLVGQVVAYTVVTLGAVVLMIPFAWMLSSSLKPLDQVFADPPQWIPNPIQWHNYVDAWTALPFTQFLFNTLFITLLGMAASIFTSALVAYGFARYRFPGRDLLFIVLLSTMMLPYVVTLIPAFLIWRTLGLINTYDPLVIGSLFGGGPFFIFLMRQFMLSVPLEMEEAARIDGANTFQIFTRIMLPLVRPALLAVGIFSFQGFWNDFLGPLIYLNDLPKYTMTLGMFFFVGGTSEAPKWHWLMAMSTLIALPILVIFFLAQRQFIEGVMLTGLKG, encoded by the coding sequence ATGTCCCAGAGAGGGGTGGCGTGGCGGGAGAGCCGCCGGCGTCGGACGCTGGTGGGGCAGGTGGTGGCGTACACGGTGGTGACCCTGGGCGCAGTGGTGCTCATGATTCCCTTCGCCTGGATGCTTTCCAGTTCCCTGAAGCCCCTGGACCAGGTCTTCGCCGACCCGCCCCAGTGGATCCCCAACCCGATCCAGTGGCACAACTACGTGGACGCCTGGACCGCGCTGCCCTTTACCCAGTTTTTGTTCAATACCCTTTTTATTACCCTGTTGGGCATGGCGGCCAGCATCTTCACCTCCGCGCTGGTGGCCTATGGCTTTGCCCGCTACCGTTTTCCCGGTCGGGACCTGCTCTTCATCGTCTTACTCTCCACCATGATGTTGCCCTACGTGGTGACCCTGATCCCGGCCTTCCTCATCTGGCGTACCTTGGGCCTGATCAACACCTATGATCCCCTGGTGATCGGCTCCCTGTTTGGGGGTGGGCCCTTCTTCATCTTCCTGATGCGCCAGTTCATGCTCTCGGTCCCCCTGGAGATGGAAGAGGCGGCCCGCATCGACGGCGCCAACACCTTCCAGATCTTCACCCGCATCATGTTGCCCCTGGTGCGGCCTGCCCTGTTGGCCGTGGGCATCTTCAGCTTTCAGGGTTTCTGGAACGACTTTTTGGGTCCGTTGATCTACCTCAACGACCTGCCCAAATACACCATGACCCTGGGCATGTTCTTCTTCGTGGGTGGGACCAGCGAAGCCCCCAAGTGGCACTGGCTGATGGCCATGTCCACCCTCATCGCGCTGCCCATCCTGGTGATCTTCTTCCTGGCCCAACGCCAGTTCATCGAAGGAGTCATGCTCACGGGCCTCAAAGGATAA
- a CDS encoding ABC transporter substrate-binding protein gives MNIRTLRSLIWLVAVALFLAGCPAAPVAPGGQAPASSAGEGKVQIKLATWAGVDEANELQAILDELNAASETYEIIQESSPAEYWTKLQTTVAAGTAADLMWMDQEHLPDFAARGALLDITDRLENDDHPAADLTDYFPAALERYTYQGKHYGLPWIAMPVMLYVNLDHLEAAGYSEDQVNDWTWADFAEACVAMTLDSNGNHPGDSDFDRTEVQQYGFSIVPGWPPLQMWIWQAGGEVISEDLTQSPIDTPEALQGAQYVADLVASGCTPEQSVISERGFGEMMKAGTVSMFMGGAADDFERTEGKRIKAFLLPQGPVSRDTWAWIGGMSINANTANPDVAYEAFMDLTEAIHHWKVPAPRRSLATREGIVAATPYKEISADNIIANMEHMRAPRIFPGYAQWATVFGERYVDPLVRGNATPEELAGEVRPLLEEILAEAGQ, from the coding sequence ATGAACATCCGAACCCTACGTTCCCTCATCTGGCTGGTGGCCGTGGCCCTGTTCCTGGCTGGCTGTCCGGCAGCGCCCGTGGCACCGGGAGGACAGGCTCCTGCCTCTTCTGCCGGCGAAGGCAAGGTCCAGATCAAGCTGGCCACCTGGGCCGGCGTGGACGAGGCCAACGAGCTCCAGGCCATCCTGGACGAGCTGAACGCTGCCTCTGAGACCTATGAGATCATCCAGGAGTCCAGCCCGGCCGAGTATTGGACCAAGCTCCAGACCACCGTGGCGGCCGGTACCGCGGCCGACCTCATGTGGATGGACCAGGAGCACCTGCCCGACTTTGCGGCCCGAGGTGCATTGCTGGACATCACCGACCGCCTGGAGAACGACGACCATCCGGCCGCGGACCTGACCGACTACTTCCCCGCCGCGCTGGAGCGCTACACCTACCAGGGGAAGCACTACGGCCTGCCCTGGATCGCCATGCCGGTGATGCTCTACGTCAACCTGGACCACCTGGAGGCCGCCGGCTACAGCGAGGATCAGGTCAACGATTGGACCTGGGCCGACTTTGCCGAAGCCTGTGTGGCCATGACCCTGGACAGCAACGGCAACCACCCGGGCGACAGCGACTTCGACCGCACCGAGGTGCAACAGTACGGTTTCAGCATCGTGCCGGGCTGGCCGCCCCTGCAGATGTGGATCTGGCAGGCCGGCGGTGAAGTCATCAGCGAGGACCTCACCCAGTCGCCCATCGATACGCCCGAGGCGCTCCAGGGCGCCCAGTACGTGGCCGACCTGGTGGCGTCCGGCTGCACGCCGGAGCAGTCGGTGATCAGCGAGCGGGGTTTCGGCGAGATGATGAAGGCCGGCACCGTCTCCATGTTCATGGGCGGCGCGGCGGACGACTTCGAGCGCACCGAGGGCAAGCGCATCAAGGCCTTCCTGCTGCCCCAGGGGCCCGTCAGCCGGGACACCTGGGCCTGGATCGGCGGCATGAGCATCAACGCCAACACCGCCAACCCGGACGTGGCCTATGAGGCCTTCATGGACCTGACCGAGGCCATCCACCACTGGAAGGTCCCGGCCCCGCGCCGCTCCCTGGCCACCCGGGAGGGTATCGTGGCCGCCACGCCCTACAAGGAGATCTCGGCCGATAACATCATCGCCAACATGGAGCACATGCGGGCGCCCCGCATCTTCCCCGGCTACGCCCAGTGGGCCACCGTCTTTGGCGAGCGCTACGTAGATCCCCTGGTGCGGGGCAACGCTACGCCGGAGGAACTGGCGGGTGAGGTGCGGCCGCTGCTGGAGGAGATCCTGGCCGAGGCCGGGCAGTAA
- a CDS encoding nucleotidyltransferase domain-containing protein, translating to METRQLQNLLDEIVRRILAISEPEQIILFGSYARGNPSPDSDLDLLVIGRGIDAPRQESIRLRQALRGLPVPIDVIVASREQIRRHQKSPGLIYGPILREGRILYDRPTAS from the coding sequence GTGGAGACAAGACAGCTCCAGAATCTGCTCGATGAAATCGTGCGCCGCATCCTTGCCATCAGCGAGCCAGAACAAATCATCCTCTTCGGCTCTTATGCCCGAGGAAACCCGAGCCCAGACAGTGATCTGGATCTGTTGGTCATTGGGCGAGGGATCGATGCCCCCCGCCAGGAAAGTATTCGGCTGCGTCAGGCCTTGCGGGGGTTGCCAGTTCCCATCGATGTCATTGTAGCCTCTCGGGAACAAATCCGCCGTCATCAAAAGTCGCCGGGCCTGATCTATGGGCCCATTCTGCGCGAAGGAAGGATTCTGTATGACCGGCCGACCGCCTCCTGA
- a CDS encoding LacI family DNA-binding transcriptional regulator: MKEIARALGVSVATVSRALNDQPGVGAETRRRILEMSEKLNYAPHGAARGLATTQTRTAAFLTVHRALPLDADYFYQRILLGAQQELTHHGYYLIVAALSPEQLADLPGLPLLREQRIDGAILAGPEIPARHILALRAQKLPLVLVDNALPHTPVDCVLSEDEAGGYAATAHLLEHGHRQVAVLTGPLDWPSNRARYQGYCRAMAEKGLAPLEVHEAETTIDSGYRAMQTALERHPHLTAVFAVNDSMAIGAMRAAREAGRVVPRDLAVVGFDDIEWATHADPPLTTVKIPKRQMGAVAARRLVTLMEQPEEVPIRSMVATQLIVRASCGCPGAS, from the coding sequence ATGAAGGAAATTGCCAGGGCGCTGGGCGTCTCGGTGGCTACCGTCTCCCGGGCCCTGAACGACCAGCCCGGGGTGGGCGCGGAAACCCGGCGGCGCATCCTGGAGATGAGCGAGAAGCTCAACTACGCCCCCCACGGCGCGGCCCGGGGCCTGGCCACCACCCAGACCCGCACCGCGGCCTTTTTGACCGTCCACCGGGCCCTGCCCCTGGATGCAGACTACTTCTACCAGCGCATCCTGCTGGGCGCCCAACAGGAGCTGACCCACCACGGCTATTACCTGATCGTGGCGGCCCTCTCGCCGGAGCAACTGGCCGATCTGCCCGGCCTGCCCCTGCTGCGGGAGCAACGGATCGACGGCGCCATCCTGGCCGGCCCCGAAATTCCTGCACGCCACATTCTGGCCCTGCGCGCCCAAAAGCTGCCTCTGGTGCTGGTGGACAACGCCCTGCCCCACACCCCCGTGGACTGCGTCCTCAGCGAGGACGAGGCCGGCGGGTACGCGGCCACGGCCCACTTGCTGGAGCACGGCCATCGGCAGGTGGCTGTATTGACCGGGCCCCTGGACTGGCCTTCCAACCGGGCCCGCTACCAGGGATATTGTCGGGCCATGGCCGAGAAGGGCCTGGCTCCGCTGGAGGTTCACGAGGCGGAGACCACCATCGACAGTGGCTACCGGGCCATGCAAACGGCGCTGGAGCGCCACCCCCATCTGACCGCTGTCTTCGCAGTCAACGACTCCATGGCCATCGGCGCCATGCGCGCCGCCCGGGAAGCAGGCCGGGTTGTGCCCCGGGATCTGGCCGTGGTGGGTTTCGACGACATCGAGTGGGCCACCCATGCGGACCCACCCCTGACCACGGTCAAGATTCCCAAGCGGCAGATGGGCGCGGTGGCCGCACGGCGTCTGGTGACATTGATGGAACAACCGGAAGAAGTGCCCATCCGCAGCATGGTGGCCACCCAGCTGATCGTGCGGGCCTCCTGCGGCTGCCCAGGCGCATCGTAG
- a CDS encoding carbohydrate ABC transporter permease has product MMPELFSQAYLPTLLRYLFIAVGIGVTMLVLYQVLTRLGVRAEAATGYTLITPWLLGFLIWTAFPILASLYLSFTEYNVLQPPQWVGLENYGRIFSRDIDFWPALRITVLYAFLSVPLGVAGSLLVAILLSTNIRGLGIYRTIYYLPSIVPAVATALLWRWLFNPDAGLLNNFLRPLLRPFNLPPPNWFGDERFVLPAFIIISLWGIAGANMVIFLGALKNVPRHLLEVAEIDGANAWQRFWAVTLPLITPVIFLQLVMGIIGALQIFTVAAFIRYTPAAGKFMNILIYQAGFQQFRMGYASALAWILFAIILGLTLLIFRSSEAWVYYETTRK; this is encoded by the coding sequence ATGATGCCTGAACTCTTTTCCCAGGCCTACCTGCCCACCCTGTTGCGCTACCTGTTCATCGCGGTGGGGATCGGCGTCACCATGCTGGTGCTCTACCAGGTGTTGACCCGGCTGGGGGTGCGCGCGGAGGCAGCCACCGGATACACCCTGATCACGCCCTGGCTGTTGGGCTTCCTGATCTGGACCGCGTTTCCCATCCTGGCCTCCCTCTACCTGAGCTTCACCGAGTACAACGTCCTGCAGCCGCCCCAATGGGTGGGGTTGGAAAACTATGGCCGCATCTTCAGCCGGGACATCGACTTCTGGCCAGCGCTGCGCATTACGGTGCTCTATGCATTCCTGAGCGTGCCCCTGGGCGTGGCCGGCTCGCTGCTGGTGGCCATCCTGCTCAGCACCAACATTCGGGGGCTGGGCATCTACCGGACCATCTACTACCTGCCCTCCATCGTGCCGGCGGTGGCCACGGCGCTGCTCTGGCGCTGGCTCTTCAACCCGGACGCGGGGCTGTTGAACAACTTCCTGCGCCCGCTGTTGCGGCCGTTCAACCTGCCGCCGCCCAACTGGTTTGGCGACGAGCGCTTTGTGTTGCCCGCCTTCATCATCATCAGCCTGTGGGGCATCGCGGGGGCCAACATGGTGATCTTTCTGGGCGCGCTGAAAAACGTGCCTCGCCACCTGCTGGAGGTGGCGGAGATCGACGGGGCCAACGCCTGGCAGCGCTTCTGGGCGGTAACCCTCCCCCTGATCACGCCGGTGATCTTCCTCCAGCTGGTCATGGGCATCATCGGCGCGCTCCAGATCTTCACCGTGGCGGCCTTCATCCGCTATACCCCGGCTGCGGGTAAGTTCATGAACATCCTGATCTACCAGGCGGGCTTCCAGCAGTTCCGCATGGGCTACGCCAGCGCGCTGGCCTGGATCCTCTTCGCCATCATCCTGGGCCTGACCCTGCTGATCTTCCGCTCGTCTGAGGCGTGGGTCTACTATGAGACGACGAGAAAGTAG
- a CDS encoding sulfatase-like hydrolase/transferase: MNDRPNVLVIMVDQMKATASHLYGNPFCTTPNLQRLAEEGVRYEHAFTPHPLCVPARISFWTGQYPHSHGGRRNETLMPGGAVHGPRLWKEAGYHVGLIGKNHCFAEPDDLALFDTWCEISHGGLPANPTTRGMAWFRPLEGIRAAHELRRTLVPQNPRFAYGTSNFPLEDYGTGLIAGQTVRFLEQHRADPFALWVSFPDPHEPWVAPEQYAALFPPHQIQLPPWRDDEFDDPRAPERNRVLYQMLGVRQDRLEDLYGLMAVYYGMVRFIDDAVGQILDALEALGLREKTIVVFCSDHGDFMGEHAMQCKGGVFYDCLTRVPLLISWPGQIPAGRRDDSLVNLVDVLPTLLTLQGLDVPPTVQGAPLPTVTDAPPRDAAFAEYGAGGPPFRMADLERFPRPWGRRTLIASLQWREAEGRRKMVRTRRWKYVHDPMGDRDELYDLANDPWELVNVVDEPQHRDVLAELRLRLADWSISTEDARPVPLPDPKHYYGLA; encoded by the coding sequence ATGAACGATCGCCCCAATGTGCTGGTCATCATGGTCGACCAGATGAAGGCAACGGCCAGCCACCTGTACGGGAACCCTTTCTGCACCACGCCCAACTTGCAACGGCTGGCCGAAGAGGGTGTGCGCTACGAGCATGCCTTCACCCCCCATCCGCTCTGCGTGCCGGCCCGCATCTCTTTCTGGACCGGCCAATATCCCCACAGCCACGGAGGCCGGCGCAACGAGACGCTGATGCCCGGGGGCGCGGTGCACGGCCCCCGCCTGTGGAAGGAGGCCGGCTACCACGTGGGGCTCATCGGCAAAAACCACTGCTTCGCCGAGCCCGACGATCTGGCCCTTTTCGATACCTGGTGCGAGATCTCCCACGGCGGCCTGCCGGCCAACCCCACCACCCGGGGAATGGCCTGGTTTCGCCCCCTGGAGGGCATCCGCGCCGCCCACGAGCTCCGCCGTACCCTGGTCCCCCAAAACCCACGCTTCGCCTACGGGACCTCGAACTTTCCCCTGGAAGACTATGGGACGGGCCTGATCGCGGGGCAAACGGTGCGCTTTCTGGAACAGCATCGGGCCGACCCCTTCGCGCTCTGGGTCTCCTTCCCCGATCCCCACGAGCCCTGGGTGGCGCCGGAACAGTACGCGGCCCTCTTCCCGCCCCACCAGATCCAGTTGCCTCCCTGGCGGGACGATGAGTTCGATGATCCCCGCGCGCCCGAGCGGAACCGGGTGCTGTACCAGATGCTGGGCGTCCGGCAGGATCGGCTGGAGGACCTCTACGGGCTGATGGCCGTCTACTACGGCATGGTGCGCTTCATCGACGACGCCGTGGGGCAGATCCTGGACGCGCTGGAAGCCCTGGGACTTCGGGAGAAGACCATCGTGGTCTTCTGCTCCGACCACGGCGACTTCATGGGCGAGCACGCCATGCAGTGCAAGGGCGGCGTCTTCTACGACTGCCTCACCCGGGTCCCCCTCCTGATCTCCTGGCCGGGCCAGATTCCGGCCGGCCGCCGGGACGACAGCCTGGTCAACCTGGTGGATGTGCTGCCCACCCTGCTGACCCTGCAGGGGCTGGACGTGCCCCCCACCGTACAGGGAGCTCCCCTGCCCACAGTCACCGACGCGCCTCCCCGGGACGCCGCCTTTGCCGAATATGGCGCCGGCGGCCCGCCCTTCCGCATGGCCGACCTGGAACGCTTTCCCCGGCCCTGGGGACGCCGCACCCTCATCGCCTCCCTGCAGTGGCGGGAGGCGGAGGGCCGCCGCAAGATGGTGCGCACCCGTCGCTGGAAGTACGTCCACGACCCCATGGGGGATCGGGACGAGCTCTACGACCTGGCCAACGACCCGTGGGAGCTGGTCAACGTGGTGGACGAACCCCAGCACCGGGATGTGCTGGCAGAGCTACGCCTGCGTCTGGCGGACTGGAGCATCTCCACCGAGGACGCCAGGCCGGTGCCCCTACCCGACCCAAAGCACTACTACGGTCTGGCGTAA
- a CDS encoding PQQ-like beta-propeller repeat protein: MGIYYDLGRPVVGGWMGGPWLSHDPVRGLDLIWGGEFGQEGAVLFAVDADSGALVEQHPIGAREFSLVVDPADGRVWIQTYHGLNQPGNLLLSWHPETRRVISHGFPPLSGERFVGAILGEEGRVYIGTHPHGHLVSFDPVTESWQDHGCQAPEPIVPGQQIWCRPQGVSQEGAIVCTIVRTRPGQHIAFHPATGQRQVLEELPSLVPTSTGVHREIQANLYRRAYTVDGVTRTFQYEPSVATDIVGLNKGPDGCIYGSTIISMHLFRFDPNSRRLEDLGRVGFGNGEIYDVIAHGNRLYMGSYTGAYWAVYDPTRPWNPRPEVQGQAPDANPRLIGQLGQQMNRPFEYAVGPDDRIYIACRADYGVTGGGLGRYDPATDALHVFRDEAQSVQSVAADDRFVYGGTSISGGRGCIDPTTQGKLFLFDPAAERRVFECIPISEAIAVTSLAVSPATGLVYGSTDTGHLFAFDREERQVVRHWQLRSRGTPLMGVPETYGIIHLTAGSDGDIYGVTQRDLFKLDVSTDRIVYLDPPPIPDLYQIVEGRPGVFYVGARGHLLEYHLKDTPHYR, from the coding sequence ATGGGCATCTATTACGACCTGGGCCGGCCGGTGGTCGGCGGTTGGATGGGGGGGCCGTGGCTTTCCCATGACCCGGTACGGGGCCTGGACCTGATCTGGGGGGGTGAGTTTGGGCAGGAGGGCGCCGTCCTCTTCGCGGTGGACGCGGACAGCGGCGCCCTGGTGGAGCAGCACCCCATCGGCGCCCGGGAATTTTCCCTGGTGGTGGATCCAGCTGATGGCCGGGTCTGGATTCAGACTTACCACGGCCTGAACCAGCCGGGCAACCTGCTGTTGTCGTGGCACCCGGAAACGCGCCGGGTGATCTCCCATGGCTTCCCCCCCTTGAGCGGCGAACGCTTTGTGGGCGCGATCCTGGGAGAGGAAGGTCGGGTCTACATCGGCACCCATCCCCACGGCCATCTGGTCAGCTTCGACCCGGTCACCGAAAGCTGGCAGGACCATGGCTGTCAGGCGCCCGAGCCCATCGTCCCCGGCCAGCAGATCTGGTGCCGCCCCCAGGGTGTCAGCCAGGAAGGGGCCATCGTCTGTACCATCGTGCGCACCCGGCCCGGCCAGCACATCGCCTTTCACCCGGCCACCGGCCAGCGCCAGGTGCTGGAGGAGCTGCCATCCCTGGTGCCCACCTCCACCGGCGTCCACCGGGAGATCCAGGCGAATCTCTACCGCCGCGCCTACACAGTGGACGGCGTCACCCGCACCTTCCAGTACGAGCCGTCGGTCGCCACCGACATCGTAGGGCTGAACAAGGGGCCGGACGGCTGCATCTACGGCAGCACCATCATCTCCATGCACCTCTTCCGCTTCGATCCAAACAGCCGCCGGCTGGAAGACCTGGGCCGGGTGGGCTTCGGCAACGGCGAGATCTATGACGTCATCGCCCACGGCAACCGGCTCTACATGGGCAGCTACACAGGCGCCTACTGGGCCGTCTATGACCCGACCCGCCCCTGGAACCCCCGGCCGGAGGTGCAGGGGCAGGCACCCGACGCCAATCCGCGCCTCATCGGCCAGCTCGGCCAGCAGATGAACCGGCCCTTCGAGTACGCGGTGGGGCCGGATGACCGCATCTACATCGCCTGCCGGGCCGACTACGGCGTCACCGGCGGCGGCCTGGGACGCTATGACCCGGCCACCGATGCCCTCCATGTCTTCCGGGACGAAGCCCAGAGCGTCCAGAGTGTGGCCGCCGACGACCGCTTCGTCTACGGCGGCACCAGCATCAGCGGCGGCCGGGGATGCATCGACCCCACCACCCAGGGCAAGCTCTTCCTCTTTGACCCGGCGGCGGAACGGCGCGTCTTCGAGTGCATCCCGATTTCGGAGGCCATCGCTGTCACCTCCCTGGCGGTGAGCCCGGCTACCGGCCTGGTCTACGGCAGTACCGACACCGGCCACCTCTTCGCCTTCGACCGGGAGGAGCGGCAGGTGGTGCGGCACTGGCAGCTACGCAGCCGGGGCACGCCCCTCATGGGCGTGCCCGAGACCTATGGCATCATCCACCTGACGGCCGGCAGCGATGGGGACATCTACGGCGTCACCCAGCGGGATCTCTTCAAGCTGGATGTGAGCACCGACCGCATCGTCTACCTGGATCCGCCACCCATCCCCGACCTGTACCAGATTGTGGAGGGGCGGCCCGGGGTCTTCTACGTGGGCGCGCGGGGACATCTGCTGGAGTATCACCTGAAGGACACGCCCCATTACCGGTAG
- a CDS encoding glycoside hydrolase family 130 protein: protein MSFRLQRHPQSPVMIPDPTSTWECYNVFNPSVIYHNGLFHMHYRAQGLDWVSRIGYAVSVDGVHWNRLREPVLAPSDGTDSRGIEDPRVVALDDAFYMTYTAYGREFLGQGEPTHLGGGILPMIARSENLITWERIGPMVVGEDNKDHVLFPRKIGGRYAAFHRRWPHVWLAYSEDLRTWPEEWMAPIYGPRPDNWWDATSVGSNGVPIETEHGWLCLNHGYTTQVHDSANSLGQGSTVTRVYRLGVILLDLEDPTRVINRPKEPIFWPEELWELRGDVPNVVFSNANPVVDGTVYVYYGGADHVIGLATCSLDELVDYARFG from the coding sequence ATGAGCTTTCGCCTGCAGCGGCACCCCCAGAGCCCGGTGATGATCCCGGATCCGACCTCCACCTGGGAGTGCTACAACGTCTTCAACCCGTCGGTCATCTACCACAACGGCCTGTTCCACATGCATTACCGGGCCCAGGGGCTAGATTGGGTGAGCCGCATCGGCTATGCCGTCAGCGTGGATGGCGTGCACTGGAACCGCCTGCGGGAACCGGTCCTGGCACCTTCAGATGGGACCGACTCCCGGGGCATCGAGGATCCCCGAGTGGTGGCCCTGGATGATGCCTTCTACATGACCTACACTGCCTACGGCCGGGAATTTTTGGGCCAGGGAGAACCCACCCACCTGGGGGGCGGCATCCTGCCCATGATCGCCCGCAGCGAAAATCTGATCACCTGGGAGCGCATCGGCCCCATGGTGGTGGGGGAGGACAACAAGGACCATGTGCTCTTCCCCCGCAAGATCGGGGGGCGCTATGCGGCCTTCCACCGGCGCTGGCCCCACGTCTGGCTGGCCTACTCCGAGGATCTGCGCACCTGGCCGGAAGAATGGATGGCGCCCATCTACGGCCCCCGGCCGGACAACTGGTGGGATGCCACCAGCGTGGGCAGCAACGGCGTGCCCATCGAGACCGAGCACGGCTGGCTCTGCCTCAATCACGGCTACACCACCCAGGTGCATGACAGCGCCAACAGCCTGGGCCAGGGCAGCACCGTGACCCGGGTCTACCGGCTGGGCGTCATCCTGCTGGATCTGGAAGATCCCACCCGGGTCATCAACCGGCCCAAGGAGCCCATCTTCTGGCCCGAGGAGCTGTGGGAGCTGCGGGGGGATGTGCCCAACGTGGTCTTCAGCAACGCCAATCCCGTGGTCGATGGCACCGTGTACGTCTACTACGGCGGCGCCGATCACGTGATCGGCCTGGCCACCTGCAGCCTGGACGAGCTGGTGGATTACGCGCGATTTGGGTGA
- a CDS encoding HEPN domain-containing protein, which produces MTGRPPPDSPNAWLERSHSDLVLGRAALEISGVLLEDACFHAQQCAEKALKALLIQRGIVFPRTHVLEYLLDLLKKDGATIPPAVDAAIQLTQYAVETRYPGVWEPVTEEEARAALDTAALVFNWVIQQLQDDLNPD; this is translated from the coding sequence ATGACCGGCCGACCGCCTCCTGATTCGCCAAATGCTTGGCTAGAGCGGTCTCATTCGGACCTGGTATTAGGGCGGGCTGCCCTGGAAATATCAGGCGTGCTGCTTGAAGACGCCTGTTTCCATGCCCAGCAATGTGCAGAAAAAGCGCTCAAGGCCCTCTTGATTCAACGGGGAATCGTCTTTCCACGTACCCACGTATTGGAATATTTGCTGGACCTGCTAAAGAAAGATGGAGCGACGATTCCGCCTGCTGTAGACGCTGCAATTCAGCTCACCCAATATGCTGTAGAGACTCGATATCCTGGCGTGTGGGAGCCGGTCACTGAGGAAGAGGCACGTGCGGCGTTGGATACCGCCGCACTTGTCTTCAATTGGGTGATTCAGCAGCTACAGGATGATCTGAATCCAGACTAA